A single genomic interval of Streptomyces showdoensis harbors:
- a CDS encoding GlxA family transcriptional regulator, translating into MPPTSPAQPASPPQRIALLAFPGIRAFDVSVITEVWGTDRTTRGVPPFALHRAAADPAAPVPLRGGLTLTPDRPLDWLTGLTPADLVVVPGIEDPHAELPAPVLDALRAAHTGGIPVAALCAGAFVLARAGLLDGRRAVTHWQLAPELAARHPAVRVEPEALYVEDTGIWTSAGTAAGIDLCLHLVRTVHGAEAAATIARSMVTAPFRTGTQAQFIEHPTPRADRDADALAAVRAHALAHLDQPHTVTSLAARAGMSPRSFARHFQATTGTTPLHWLIGRRVAAAQKLLERTDHPLPEVARRAGFGSEVTMRQHFASHLGTSPRDYRNAFRHTAGSSPIAR; encoded by the coding sequence ATGCCGCCCACGTCGCCCGCGCAGCCCGCGTCGCCGCCCCAGCGCATCGCCCTCCTCGCCTTCCCCGGCATCCGGGCCTTCGACGTCTCCGTCATCACCGAGGTCTGGGGCACCGACCGCACCACCCGCGGCGTCCCGCCCTTCGCCCTCCACCGCGCCGCCGCCGACCCGGCCGCCCCCGTCCCCCTGCGCGGCGGCCTCACCCTCACCCCCGACCGCCCCCTCGACTGGCTGACCGGGCTCACCCCCGCCGACCTCGTCGTCGTCCCCGGCATCGAGGACCCGCACGCCGAACTCCCCGCCCCCGTCCTCGACGCCCTGCGCGCCGCCCACACCGGCGGCATCCCCGTCGCCGCCCTCTGCGCCGGGGCCTTCGTCCTCGCCCGGGCCGGCCTCCTCGACGGCCGCCGGGCCGTCACCCACTGGCAGCTCGCCCCCGAACTGGCCGCCCGCCACCCGGCCGTCCGGGTCGAACCCGAGGCCCTCTACGTCGAGGACACCGGCATCTGGACCTCGGCCGGCACCGCCGCCGGCATCGACCTCTGCCTCCACCTCGTCCGCACCGTCCACGGCGCCGAAGCCGCCGCGACCATCGCCCGCTCCATGGTCACCGCCCCCTTCCGCACCGGCACCCAGGCCCAGTTCATCGAGCACCCCACCCCGCGCGCCGACCGCGACGCCGACGCCCTCGCCGCCGTCCGGGCCCACGCCCTCGCCCACCTCGACCAGCCCCACACCGTCACGAGCCTCGCCGCCCGCGCCGGCATGTCCCCGCGCTCCTTCGCCCGCCACTTCCAGGCCACCACCGGCACCACCCCGCTCCACTGGCTCATCGGCCGCCGGGTGGCCGCCGCCCAGAAGCTCCTCGAACGCACCGACCACCCCCTCCCCGAGGTGGCCCGCCGCGCGGGCTTCGGCAGCGAGGTCACGATGCGCCAGCACTTCGCCTCGCACCTCGGCACCAGCCCGCGCGACTACCGCAACGCCTTCCGTCACACCGCCGGCAGCAGCCCGATCGCCCGGTAG
- the trpS gene encoding tryptophan--tRNA ligase, translating to MTRIFSGVKPTGHLTLGNYLGAVRRWVEVDQHRADALFSVVDLHALTVEHDPARVRRLSRQAATLLLASGLDPERCTLFVQSHVDEHARLSFLMECTATDGELRRMIQYKEKSVLAREAGHGVRLSLLTYPVLMAADILAYGTDEVPVGEDQTQHVELTRDLAVRFNQRYGQVFTVPRATHPEVAARVMDLQDPTSKMGKSHENGAGIVYLLDEAETVRRKVMRAVTDSGREVVYDREAGPGVANLLDLLAAATGGDPVALAGGYDSYGALKKDTAEAVVELLRPVRERHADLAADPGYVDGVLRAGAERARGMARPLVDRAYRAIGLLPAV from the coding sequence ATGACGCGGATCTTCAGTGGGGTCAAGCCGACCGGGCATCTGACGCTGGGCAACTACCTCGGGGCCGTGCGGCGGTGGGTCGAGGTGGACCAGCACCGGGCCGACGCGCTGTTCAGCGTGGTGGACCTGCACGCGCTGACCGTGGAGCACGACCCGGCGCGGGTGCGGCGGCTCAGCCGGCAGGCGGCGACGCTGCTGCTCGCCTCGGGGCTCGATCCCGAGCGCTGCACCCTCTTCGTACAGAGCCATGTGGACGAGCACGCGCGCCTGTCGTTCCTGATGGAGTGCACGGCCACGGACGGCGAGCTGCGGCGGATGATCCAGTACAAGGAGAAGAGCGTGCTGGCCCGGGAGGCCGGGCACGGGGTGCGGCTGTCCCTGCTGACGTATCCGGTGCTGATGGCGGCGGACATCCTGGCCTACGGGACGGACGAGGTGCCGGTGGGTGAGGACCAGACGCAGCACGTGGAGCTGACCCGGGACCTGGCGGTGCGGTTCAACCAGCGGTACGGGCAGGTGTTCACCGTGCCGAGGGCGACGCATCCGGAGGTGGCGGCGCGGGTCATGGACCTGCAGGACCCCACGTCGAAGATGGGGAAGTCGCACGAGAACGGGGCCGGGATCGTCTATCTGCTCGACGAGGCGGAGACGGTGCGGCGGAAGGTCATGCGGGCGGTGACGGACAGCGGGCGGGAGGTCGTGTACGACCGGGAGGCCGGTCCGGGGGTGGCCAATCTGCTCGATCTGCTGGCCGCGGCGACGGGCGGGGACCCGGTCGCGCTGGCCGGCGGGTACGACTCGTACGGCGCGCTGAAGAAGGACACGGCGGAGGCGGTCGTCGAGCTGTTGCGGCCGGTGCGGGAGCGGCATGCCGATCTGGCGGCGGATCCGGGGTACGTCGACGGGGTGCTGCGGGCGGGGGCCGAGCGGGCGCGGGGGATGGCGCGGCCGCTGGTGGACCGGGCCTACCGGGCGATCGGGCTGCTGCCGGCGGTGTGA
- a CDS encoding cysteine hydrolase family protein, whose protein sequence is MQIEENAALVVIDVQKGFEDEGFWGRRDNPDAEGNIAALIDRWQETGRPVVFVRHDSVRDGSPLKAGTEGNAFKDFVEERRGKGRGRELLVTKHVNSAFYGQPSLDVWLTGEDVAQIVVVGIQTNMCNETTARMGGNLGFDVVFALDAMHTFDLAGPFGWTQTAEELTRATAVSLHGGQFARVVSTEDVLKGTSAG, encoded by the coding sequence TTGCAGATCGAAGAGAACGCGGCGCTGGTCGTCATCGACGTACAGAAGGGGTTCGAGGACGAGGGTTTCTGGGGGCGGCGGGACAACCCGGACGCGGAGGGGAACATCGCGGCCCTGATCGACCGGTGGCAGGAGACCGGGCGGCCGGTCGTGTTCGTGCGGCACGACTCGGTGCGGGACGGGTCGCCGCTGAAGGCGGGGACGGAGGGCAACGCCTTCAAGGACTTCGTCGAGGAGCGGCGGGGGAAGGGGCGGGGGCGCGAGCTGCTGGTGACGAAGCACGTGAACTCGGCGTTCTACGGGCAGCCCTCGCTGGACGTCTGGCTGACCGGGGAGGACGTCGCGCAGATCGTGGTCGTCGGGATCCAGACGAACATGTGCAATGAGACGACCGCGCGGATGGGCGGCAACCTGGGGTTCGACGTGGTGTTCGCGCTGGACGCGATGCACACCTTCGACCTGGCCGGGCCGTTCGGGTGGACGCAGACGGCGGAGGAGCTGACCCGGGCGACGGCGGTGTCGCTGCACGGCGGGCAGTTCGCCCGGGTCGTGAGCACGGAGGACGTGCTGAAGGGCACGTCGGCGGGGTAG
- a CDS encoding ABC transporter permease: MSSARTLATAARVLRQLRHDPRSIALMLLVPCVMLFLLRYVFDGSPRTFDGIGASLLGIFPLITMFLVTSIATLRERTSGTLERLLAMPLGKGDLIAGYALAFGLVAVVQSVLATGLAVRFLGLDVVGSPWLLLLVALLDALLGTALGLFVSAFAASEFQAVQFMPAVIFPQLLLCGLFTPRDRMAPALEALSDVLPMSYAVDGMNQVLHHTDVTAPFVRDALIVAGCAVLVLGLGAATLRRRTA, translated from the coding sequence ATGAGCAGCGCCCGCACCCTCGCCACCGCCGCCCGCGTCCTGCGCCAGCTGCGCCACGACCCGCGCTCGATCGCCCTGATGCTCCTCGTGCCGTGCGTGATGCTCTTCCTGCTGCGTTACGTCTTCGACGGCAGCCCACGGACCTTCGACGGGATCGGCGCCTCGCTGCTCGGCATCTTCCCGCTCATCACCATGTTCCTGGTGACCTCCATCGCCACCCTGCGCGAACGCACCTCCGGCACCCTCGAACGCCTCCTCGCCATGCCCCTCGGCAAGGGCGACCTCATCGCCGGCTACGCCCTCGCCTTCGGCCTGGTCGCCGTCGTCCAGTCCGTCCTCGCCACCGGCCTCGCCGTCCGGTTCCTCGGCCTCGACGTCGTCGGCTCCCCCTGGCTGCTGCTCCTGGTCGCCCTGCTCGACGCCCTCCTGGGCACCGCCCTCGGCCTCTTCGTCTCGGCCTTCGCCGCCTCCGAGTTCCAGGCCGTCCAGTTCATGCCGGCCGTGATCTTCCCCCAGCTGCTGCTCTGCGGCCTGTTCACCCCGCGCGACCGCATGGCCCCCGCCCTCGAAGCCCTCTCCGACGTGCTCCCCATGTCGTACGCCGTCGACGGCATGAACCAGGTCCTGCACCACACCGACGTCACCGCCCCCTTCGTCCGCGACGCCCTGATCGTCGCCGGCTGCGCCGTGCTCGTCCTCGGACTCGGCGCCGCCACCCTCCGCCGCCGCACCGCGTGA
- a CDS encoding ABC transporter ATP-binding protein encodes MMNKTGGAGDPTGTGAIVASGLTVVRGDRTVLRGLDFTVPPGRITGLLGPSGCGKTTLMRAIVGTQAKVTGTLDVLGRPAGDPALRPRIGYVTQAPSVYDDLTVRQNLDYFAAVLLPGRARRADRRAAVERTLADVDLTSHADSLAGRLSGGQRSRVSLAVALLGTPELLVLDEPTVGLDPVLRRDLWDLFHRIAADRGTTILVSSHVMDEAERCHRLLLLRAGELLAEDTPEALRHRNDTATVEDAFLRLVDAATARAAAPGVAAAPGVATAPAVAVASATSVAPAAPGTNAAPSASAETTSPDGSAVPAEEPRP; translated from the coding sequence TCCGGCCTCACCGTCGTCCGAGGCGACCGCACCGTCCTGCGCGGCCTCGACTTCACCGTCCCGCCCGGCCGGATCACCGGCCTCCTCGGCCCCTCCGGCTGCGGCAAGACCACGCTCATGCGCGCGATCGTCGGCACCCAGGCCAAGGTCACCGGCACCCTCGACGTCCTCGGCCGCCCCGCCGGAGACCCCGCCCTGCGCCCCCGCATCGGCTACGTCACCCAGGCCCCGTCCGTCTACGACGACCTCACCGTCCGCCAGAACCTCGACTACTTCGCCGCCGTCCTGCTGCCCGGCCGCGCCCGCCGCGCCGACCGCCGCGCCGCCGTCGAGCGCACCCTCGCCGACGTCGACCTGACGAGCCACGCCGACTCGCTCGCCGGCCGCCTCTCCGGCGGCCAGCGCAGCCGCGTCTCGCTCGCCGTCGCCCTCCTCGGCACGCCCGAGCTGCTCGTCCTCGACGAACCCACCGTCGGCCTCGACCCCGTCCTCCGCCGCGACCTGTGGGACCTCTTCCACCGCATCGCCGCCGACCGGGGCACCACGATCCTGGTCTCCTCCCACGTCATGGACGAGGCCGAGCGCTGCCACCGGCTGCTCCTGCTCCGCGCCGGCGAACTCCTCGCCGAGGACACCCCGGAAGCACTCCGCCACCGCAACGACACCGCCACCGTCGAGGACGCCTTCCTCCGCCTCGTCGACGCCGCAACGGCCCGCGCGGCGGCCCCCGGGGTGGCGGCGGCCCCCGGGGTGGCGACGGCCCCCGCGGTGGCGGTGGCCTCGGCCACCTCCGTGGCCCCCGCCGCCCCCGGCACCAACGCGGCCCCCAGCGCCTCCGCCGAGACCACCTCCCCCGACGGCTCCGCCGTCCCCGCCGAGGAGCCCCGCCCATGA